The proteins below are encoded in one region of Colletotrichum lupini chromosome 5, complete sequence:
- a CDS encoding phenylacetaldoxime dehydratase has protein sequence MLVSAIPEHLQQCPRKIAAKTPPGFQPPFPAYSASFPKDTKDLVFAVIGAQYTSQSNADGAAVAQLTKFTTSKAVDVVARPQFAEWASVTDNKGYYNVAHLAYWPSKTAYEKWAVDSGFQQWWEELEAGSHSNGWFLEIFFPTIDRFETVFSNNEVPEGAAHMRECVRGPIQEHVYWGSMRDRMAAAQDDELAGEKVERPATTNHTNGTNGTNGHTTSSSRRIKVGGKRNLAIIRSGQDWSDTLPEERELYLNTMHPVLIKGMNFLRDQGEEVGCHSCRFMDLIDPVTGKADKDRTFGLAFFDELGSLEGWAKQHSTHLEIFGGFLQYAKKLENNVSLRLFHEVLVLKPEQQLFEYVGCHPGTGLLAIV, from the coding sequence ATGCTTGTCTCCGCAATCCCAGAGCACCTCCAGCAGTGCCCCCGAAAGATCGCTGCCAAGACACCACCTGGCTTTCAACCTCCTTTCCCAGCTTATAGCGCCAGCTTCCCCAAGGACACGAAAGACCTCGTCTTCGCTGTTATCGGTGCCCAGTACACCTCTCAATCCAACGCTGATggcgccgccgtcgcccAGTTGACCAAGTTCACCACCTCCAAAGCTGTCGACGTCGTGGCCCGCCCGCAGTTCGCCGAGTGGGCGTCCGTCACCGACAACAAGGGCTACTACAACGTTGCTCACCTCGCATACTGGCCGAGCAAGACCGCCTACGAGAAATGGGCCGTCGACTCAGGGTTCCAACAATGGTGGGAGGAGCTCGAGGCTGGGTCACACAGCAACGGATGGTTCCTCGAAATCTTCTTCCCAACAATCGACCGGTTCGAGACGGTGTTTTCCAATAATGAAGTGCCTGAGGGTGCAGCACACATGAGAGAATGTGTTAGGGGCCCGATCCAGGAGCATGTTTACTGGGGTAGCATGCGTGACCGCATGGCTGCTGCTCAGGACGATGAGCTGGCTGGAGAGAAAGTTGAACGACCAGCGACGACTAACCACACCAACGGGACGAACGGTACCAACGGACACACAACATCGTCATCTCGCAGAATCAAGGTCGGTGGTAAGCGCAATTTGGCCATCATTCGCTCCGGCCAAGACTGGTCCGACACTCTGCCCGAGGAGCGTGAGCTCTATCTCAATACTATGCATCCTGTCCTAATCAAGGGCATGAACTTCCTGCGCGACCAAGGAGAGGAAGTTGGATGTCACAGCTGCCGGTTCATGGATCTAATTGACCCCGTGACGGGCAAGGCCGATAAGGATCGCACCTTTGGACTGGCCTTCTTCGATGAGCTGGGCTCTCTCGAGGGATGGGCTAAGCAACACTCGACACATTTGGAAATCTTTGGAGGGTTCCTGCAGTATGCAAAGAAGCTGGAGAACAACGTGTCGCTCCGTCTGTTCCACGAGGTTCTGGTACTGAAACCTGAGCAGCAACTGTTTGAATACGTTGGCTGCCACCCAGGTACTGGTTTGCTGGCTATAGTTTAG
- a CDS encoding extracellular proline-serine rich protein: MRYFSVALALAAPLVSAIEFTSPSANSTVAKGKSYELSWNTVDTDPSTFSVFLVNFVNWPPSYVLLAQDLETAAGSASIDVPCSTLNSDGYQFNAINGTNVYVIYAQTPKFSVTGSDCTDPTTLPPASPSACAPPSTVTVTVSKTLSKNSTATATGGFSAAQSSFITTTAAVPATTPDAPVFHGTCPDTIGWASDYHHPVTLTKPPHHPEATGAPYPTGSFSAKHNEEVTTIYRTTYLPLELAPTGACKSETTSDPGDANNSPRCRSSVTPSRAEMVETVPLAAPSDVTQNRSHLMRASHAVPAWLSVWRRF; encoded by the exons ATGCGTTACTTCTCCGTTGCCCTCGCCCTCGCGGCCCCCCTGGTTTCCGCCATCGAGTTCACCAGCCCCTCGGCCAACTCCACCGTCGCCAAGGGCAAGAGCTACGAGCTGTCGTGGAACACGGTCGACACGGACCCGTCGACCTTCAGCGTCTTCCTCGTCAACTTTGTCAACTGGCCTCCTTCCTACGTCCTCTTGGCCCAGGATCTCGAGACCGCCGCCGGCTCTGCCTCCATCGACGTTCCCTGCTCCACCCTCAACTCTGACGGTTACCAATT CAACGCCATCAACGGCACCAACGTCTACGTGATCTACGCGCAGACACCCAAGTTCTCCGTCACCGGATCCGACTGCACCGATCCCACCACGCTGCCCCCGGCTTCGCCCTCCGCCTGCGCGCCGCCGAGCACCGTCACTGTCACGGTGAGCAAGACCCTTTCCAAGAACTCCACCGCGACGGCGACGGGCGGTTTCTCGGCGGCCCAGAGCAGCTTCATCAcgaccaccgccgccgtccCGGCCACCACTCCCGATGCCCCCGTCTTCCATGGCACTTGTCCTGACACCATTGGCTGGGCCTCAGACTACCATCACCCCGTAACTCTCACCAAGCCCCCTCACCACCCCGAGGCCACCGGCGCTCCCTACCCGACCGGCTCCTTCAGCGCTAAGCACAACGAGGAGGTGACTACCATTTACCGTACCACCTACCTGCCTTTGGAGCTGGCCCCGACTGGTGCTTGCAAGT CAGAAACAACAAGCGACCCCGGTGACGCCAATAATAGCCCGCGCTGCCGCAGCTCCGTGACGCCAAGCCGTGCCGAGATGGTGGAGACGGTACCACTTGCGGCGCCGTCCGATGTCACTCAAAACCGATCCCACCTCATGCGCGCCAGCCATGCCGTGCCGGCCTGGCTCAGTGTTTGGCGACGATTCTAG
- a CDS encoding major facilitator superfamily transporter: MSVHSETVSLETVRRGEIETLDEASSRPSLAVDKGLSAWLFILASFVAEAVLWGFPLSHGVFQDYYSKHPALKHNSNIAVIGTVTTSVYYLGGPLATPLAARFQAWQRYMIIIGWLGCALSLLAASFSTSVPALIATQGFLYGLAFVFVNYPLLRMLNEWFIERRGLAYGIMSTGAGCSGVGLPFLLESLLAKYGYQTTLRAMAVAQFVTLLPMIPFIKGRLPASRRGTLKKGDLKFFKRPLFYCFAMANFLEALGHYIPALYQPTYATSLGFSGTMGALILAANNLATTFGQLALGYITDRVNNVLVLVFASSFVAAVATFAIWGFASSLAPLLSFSVVFGLATGGFPCLWNKFGSALSEDPGHVYSFMAFGKGVGNILTGPISASLVMGPLTRGEGCEDQVGKEECPLEKQQPRQQQLAVFDADDDLEEEDLFDEAESLSSDSSAKSRVWESEHENGRTYHSVSAGKYQYPNDQWENDRLTKRVLDMGTGTGVWAIAFANEFKDAEVIGVDLSPIQPSWYNLSFCFVFIRSNGSNRAPPNCKFEIDDLEKPWAWHEPFDFIFCRTMEGSFADPKLIIQEIYDNLTPGGWFEAGGFVLPMGCDDGSVPEESALRRWHDLMAQAGEQCGRSIESPSKYTKAIEDAGFVDIVTEKFIWPLNTWPKDKRFKEIGRWMVLNLDMGIEALTLGLLTRVMGWTREEVLKLCDDVRKDLAKTWYHAYWNVHVVYARKPLQIANDEESQGEASSSPPLESAESPEPSKSPGSPKSPESPKSSGSSHSPPRKRQKGRQASPDP, translated from the exons ATGTCTGTTCACTCCGAGACCGTGAGCCTTGAGACCGTCCGCCGTGGGGAGATAGAAACCCTTGACGAAGCCTCGAGCCGGCCTAGCCTCGCTGTAGACAAAGGGTTGTCTGCTTGGCTCTTCATACTTGCGTCGTTTGTTGCTGAAGCCGTTCTCTGGG GCTTCCCGCTGTCACATGGCGTCTTTCAAGACTACTACTCAAAACACCCTGCCCTCAAACATAATTCAAATATTGCCGTCATTGGAACCGTTACCACCAGTGTCTACTACCTCGGTGGACCACTCGCAACGCCCTTGGCAGCACGATTCCAGGCATGGCAACGATACATGATCATTATTGGCTGGTTGGGATGCGCCTTATCCCTTCTGGCCGCCTCTTTTTCGACTTCAGTGCCTGCACTCATCGCAACCCAGGGGTTCCTCTACGGTCTTGCCTTTGTATTCGTCAACTATCCACTTCTTCGAATGCTCAATGAGTGGTTTATCGAACGCAGAGGTCTTGCATACGGAATCATGTCGACCGGTGCTGGGTGTAGTGGTGTTGGCTTGCCGTTCCTTCTTGAGTCGCTCCTTGCAAAATATGGGTATCAGACGACGTTACGCGCCATGGCTGTGGCACAATTTGTCACCTTGCTTCCCATGATCCCTTTCATCAAAGGACGGCTTCCTGCCTCGAGGCGGGGCACGCTAAAGAAAGGCGATTTAAAATTCTTCAAAAGGCCGCTGTTCTATTGCTTTGCCATGGCCAACTTCCTCGAAGCTCTCGGACACTACATCCCCGCTCTCTATCAACCGACATACGCAACATCGTTGGGCTTCTCGGGGACGATGGGTGCGCTGATTCTAGCGGCGAACAATCTAGCCACGACTTTTGGTCAGCTGGCCCTCGGCTACATCACAGACCGCGTCAACAACGTGCTCGTTCTCGTCTTCGCCTCCTCATTTGTTGCTGCAGTTGCGACCTTTGCCATCTGGGGCTTTGCCTCGTCCCTTGCACCTTTACTTTCCTTCTCAGTGGTGTTCGGACTGGCGACGGGCGGGTTTCCTTGTCTATGGAACAAGTTCGGATCGGCCCTCTCAGAAGACCCGGGGCACGTGTACAGTTTCATGGCCTTTGGTAAAGGTGTCGGCAATATTCTGACGGGCCCGATCTCTGCATCGCTGGTGATGGGACCTTTGACACGTGG AGAGGGATGTGAAGACCAAGTCGGGAAAGAGGAGTGTCCGCTG GAGAAGCAGCAACCACGGCAGCAGCAGTTAGCTGTGTTCGATGCCGACGATGActtggaagaagaagac CTCTTCGATGAAGCAGAGTCTTTGAGTTCGGACTCATCGGCAAAATCAAGAGTTTGGGAGAGCGAACACGAAAATGGTCGCACCTACCACTCCGTCAGCGCCGGAA AGTACCAATATCCGAACGACCAA TGGGAAAATGACCGGCTAA CGAAGCGTGTTCTGGACATGGGCACTGGGACGGGCGTGTGGGCCATAGCTTTTG CGAACGAATTTAAGGATGCCGAG GTCATTGGTGTTGACTTGAGTCCCATTCAACCTTCGTGGTACAACCTCTCGTTTTGTTTTGTTTTCATACGATCTAATGGATCAAACAGGGCTCCTCCTAACTGCAAATTTGAGATTGACGACTTGGAAAAGCCGTGGGCCTGGCATGAGCCATTCGACTTCATCTTCTGCCGGACAATGGAAGGATCGTTTGCTGATCCGAAGCTGATTATTCAAGAGATATACGA CAATCTGACACCTGGTGGTTGGTTCGAAGCCGGTGGTTTCGTCCTTCCAATGGGCTGTGATGACGGCAGCGTTCCCGAAGAATCGGCACTGCGAAGATGGCATGACCTGATGGCGCAAGCAGGCGAGCAGTGTGGACGTTCGATCGAGAGTCCATCGAAGTACACCAAAGCCATCGAGGACGCCGGATTCGTTGACATTGTAACCGAGAAATTCATCTGGCCCTTGAACACGTGGCCCAAAGACAAGAGGTTCAAAGAAATTGGGAGGTGGATGGTTCTCAATCTCGACATGGGCATAGAGGCACTGACTTTGGGTCTTCTTACGCGCGTCATGGGTTGGACAAGGGAAGAGGTCTTAAAATTGTGCGATGACGTTCGGAAAGACTTGGCAAAGACGTGGTACCACGCATATTGGAATGT GCATGTTGTATATGCTCGGAAACCACTACAGATCGCGAATGACGAAGAAAGTCAGGGGGAGGCAAGTTCGAGTCCTCCACTTGAATCAGCCGAATCGCCTGAGCCGTCAAAATCACCAGGATCGCCTAAATCACCAGAGTCACCCAAGTCATCAGGATCATCCCATTCGCCTCCGAGAAAACGGCAGAAAGGTCGTCAGGCTTCTCCAGACCCGTGA